DNA from Osmerus mordax isolate fOsmMor3 chromosome 2, fOsmMor3.pri, whole genome shotgun sequence:
CTTCTGTCTtcgtggagggtgggggtggtgggaaggtggggatggtggggaagttggggtggggagatgggggtggtggggaggtaAGGGGGCGGTGCGGGGGTAAAGGTTGGGATCCGGCAGGTTGTAATTACCCTTTAAAAACTCACATAGCAACATTCTGCCATTCCTATCTCCACTGGACTGGACATAATATGTGCTACCAACTGAAGATTGATGGCCAGTGATTTCTGAGAAGGCGGCCAGGGTTTCCTCATTTCATCAGGCCTCTGAAATAGCCACCTGCTGCTCGGACTTGTCACCAGAGAAGGCCACTGCTCTgtcaggtagctagctagcaggttAACGCCGGATGGGTCAgcataaagaaaataaaaatcgGAGGCTAATATGGTCAAATATTGAGCATCCGTTTCCGAAGTGAGATGCAGATGCATTGCTGAGATCATTTATAATGTGATTGTATTGAGTGGTTTTCACTGAATCTGCGGCTTGCTTCGACTATGCTGTCTGTCACTGAGGTGCTgagtgagaatgagagaagTAGTCATTTGTCCTCACCTGGTGAACTGTTCCATCGATTTCCACTGGAATGATAAAATCAGCGTTGTTCACTGgctgttgggagagagagaaggaacccATTCTTAATTAACTAAATAAATGAATTCACACGTTTCCATGTAatacaaatcaaatttatttgtatagccctttttacacgcaagcatgtcacagagggcttcacatatgcccatagaactgcccctcaaccaacctaaaccctcaaacaATTAGATTATTAAATATTTATAGTTGAGTCAAGTTGAGATTTAAAAAATCACCCTAACTTATTTAAAAAACAGCCAGGTGAAAATAATATGACTCCTTTTAAGTCGTCCAATATTGAAATAGGAGCCTACTGTACTCATAAAACAGTGATTTATTTAGGTGTCTCTTCTGGCTGAAACAAGTCTCTCAAATGTTAGCTTCATCACGAGTTGTTGCCCTATTAGGCAGGGCACCATGATGACCTACATTCAGACTATGTAGTAATGAAGCAGGCTCACAGACGGGCTCACAGACAGGCTCACAGACGGGCTCACAGACAGGCTCACAGACAGGCTCACAGACAGGCTCACAGACAGGTTAACAGACAGGCTCACAGACAGGCTCACAGACAGGCTCACAGACAGGTTAACAGACAGGCTCACAGACAGGCTCACAGACAGGCTCACAGACAGGCTCACAGACAGGTTAACAGACAGGCTCACAGACAGGCTCACAGACAGGTTAACAGAGAGGCTCAAAGGAACCCACATGAAACCTCGCAAAAAGTAAAGTAAAATGGAACAGCTACGAACTATTTGCCAACATCCCAGACCAGCGGGCAACAAAAAAACTAATCACTAAAACACTCATTAATAAATCACTGTATGTGATTTATTGTGTTTACATTAAATacatcacatatacactataccTCTGCCTCTTAAGGCATTTGTTCCTTGACTAGAATGAAgtaaaaaatactttttaaaaGTGTCTAAAATGAATGTCCTTATTCGCCTTCCCCCTCCTGCTTCCCCGCCAGGTCAGGACGGGACTGAGGACAGAGACACCGGCCTGAAGCCAAAAACTAAAGTGCCTCGTGAAATAAATCATTCTAATCCTATCTTGTTAAATGTTCGCACTCTACTAAGTATGGAGGCCATAATGCAGGCTGTGAATAACATTTTCAACATTTTGTTATTTGTTATTTTGACCCAAAACAACTTTTCTAGCGACCGATGCACATGTGACTTTTGTGACCTTGTTTCCACCTGTGTCTGTATCTAGTGACATCCTTAGGGACAGACTGCGACCTGATAGGATCACGTCAGCAAGTGAACATGAGGGAATGATTTAGAATTCTAAATGCACAAGACCGCAAAGGACATCCACATGGCTCAACAGTTTTTCTAGCCTAAAATATTGAACTGTTTAATATGTATTCAGAATAGTTTGAGACACAAACATGGTTGAGTCCAAACTTGTTTTTTGTAACAAAACGCATCATAAAAGTAAAATACCTTTTTTGACCACCTTGAAAAGGTTTGATTAGGTTAAAATGTTATAAGCATAGAGCAttgaattttttttatatattaaaATGAATTACTAAAACTTATTTTAATTATGAATATGTTGTATTGGTCACACAATTACTTCACACGTGTTTACAGTATATTGGTAAGCATGTATTAAATGTGAAGTGGGTCACACTGACCAGTGTACCTTGAATGAACTGTGTACCAGAGTTTCATCCAAATCAATGACCACACAAATCTTCCCCGCATCTTTAGACTTGACCTGAGGGAGCAATGGCTTAGCTGGGAGCTGGAAGAGAATGTGGAGAAGCAGGGTCAGTAAGGagacacatgcaaacagaacATTATGACATGCATTTGACTTACATTGTAGTGTTGATATTTTAAGAAACACCAAGTAATGAAAACATGCCAGAAACCCCATGAAAAGCTTGTGGTTTCATTACCTGCTGAATTCCCATTTGAATTTGTAGTGAGAGGACACATATTGCCAATGTGTTTGAGGCCGTTTGTGAGGCCGTTTGTGAGGAGGAGATAATGGTGTTTTGAAGAATCGCATCCATCAGGGGGCACAGGGAAGCTACTCAAACAGCTGCTACACTGTTTACAGAACTAGTAGATATCAGTGGAGCGCCAGGCCCTTATGAGGGCTGACAATCAGCTCTCCTCCTTCAACAAGGAGCCAATGTTCCAACTACCACCAAGTATAAATGTGATACCCAAATAACCAGCCAATAACCCGGCACAATCCAAATGTGTTTGTCCCCGATGAGTAAATTATCAGGTCAGGTGGATAGTAGATCTTTTAAAGGTTGACAGGTCGAAATACCCCCCTATCTGCCAAGCATTAAGAGCCTTATGTTCAGCCACATCTTCTACTCAATTTAGGTCTTAGGCCACAGATTTGATCTATAGCCAACAAACAGCCAAAGCCAATACTGGACGCTCCTATCAAAAGTAGGCCAACTGGTGTACAAATCAACTGCCTCCACACTCTTTTCAGTTCATTTTCAGATCATGCAAAACATACCACACTTCTGAAATTTGAAAGTGTAACTCgcaccaaatttggtgaagtTCACAACTAGTCCAGCGTTGAGTGCAGCAAGGCCTCCTCCTACCTGCTGTGGTGGAGGTGTGCAGTACTCGCAGTCACAGCCCTCTGCAGACTCCTCctcagactcctcctcctctgggtccTCATTCTGCTCACAGGCCTTGTTTTCATCCACCATCTTAAAGAATTCATGtgtctcttctcccccttcctgttcACTTTGTTCAGAGGGTCTGCTTCCCACTGAGACTGCCCTGTGCTCAGCTTCACCAAGGGCTGTTTTCTCAGAAACATCAGTCTCCGACCAGTCATTTGTCTCTGGGTACTGAGTCTTTTGCTGGTTTTCATTATTGATCTTCACTTCCTTAATAGAAGGTGTGAAAGATTCGGTGTGGTCATTAAACTCTCCGTTCAAGTCAACAACTTCAATGATTTTGAAATGGCTTAGTTCGTTCTCCTCCTCGTGTAATATGGTGTTTCGAgagtccctctcctccactcgtcCTGCAGCCTCCTGGTGTTGGGTGGGAGGGTTCCTTTTTCTCCCACAGGGCTCACAAGCCTCATGTTTAATACAAGGTTTACAGGTatttatttcatacatgtagTATTCTTCAATACCTGGTTCATAGATCTCTCCATTTTCTGTGCATGACCAGTAGGGTTCCCTTTCAGTACAAATACTAAAACCATCTTCGTCATCACAGGACTCTTCTTCATGCACGCCGTCTTGTGTTATTTGCCGGATTAAATCCAGGATTATTTCCTGGATGTAACATTCGACAGGTTGTGCATCCATGTCTTTTGTAAGAACTGGGTCGTCTGTCTGGCCATTGTCAGCATCACTTCCAGAGCCTTGCTCCTCTGAGGGTTGGTAGGAGTCATCAGCGCAGCTCAGCTCATCATCAACACACAGAGCGTCTGCACCCTCGTCCTCACAAGCCTCCACATCCACCAGACATTCACCCATAGCGGGACAAGACACATGATCTTTTTCGGAGGCTTCAGACAAGTATTTTTCCAAACCCTCGCTCTCCTGAAGCTCATTCCTGGTGACAAAGGCTCCAATAGCTTTATCTGTGTTCTCCTGGGTGTCACATTTAACAGACCCCTCGTCTGCAAAGGATCCAGTATCTGGTCTCCCAACGTAGGGATGGAGGATGTTTAGTGCCTCATCTTCACCATGTTGTTCTTCATCAGAGggtttcagatcctgaacagggGTAGCGTGAGTGTCGTCCTCCTCTGACTCTTTAGAGTCGTTGGCACAGGTTGTCGTTTTCTCCAGCTTGAGCTGTGCAACGTAAAAATCATGAACATCCCCACCCTCGAAGCAGGATATGTAAGGTCTTCTTTGAACAAAAGAGTGTCCGTGAAAGTCCACTCTGTCAAACAGGTCAAAGAAATCCTCAGTAACGACAGCACTGGAGCAGTCTTCATCTTTATCATCAGTGCTCTCGTCCGATTCCTGCAGGTCATCTTCTTCAAAAGACTCCCATTCGTTCTGCTCGTAGCTGTCCTCATCCTGGGCTCCTTTGTCGGACTCCCCCGAGTCAGAGCAGGCTGCGGAGGGGATGCTGCCGTCGTTACAAGTTGCAAAAGATTTGGTTTCAGTGGAAGAACACTGCGAGGAGGACTCATCTTCCTCGATGCAACATGCAGCGTTGTGGTCATAGAACGTGTGTTCGTTTTCACCCTCAAGATTTTCATAAGGCTCA
Protein-coding regions in this window:
- the ctdsp1 gene encoding uncharacterized protein ctdsp1 isoform X1 → MSTCTLLLRSQAGCGLSDSPRQPAEHPLSPDLTDVCRFSGENRSLTECLEQFKTSEHYKAIGGRQLFVYLEPSDPSKLSGREEVCEGMPAERCTVSALREVMDSTKPFDQIDEPCKMLDTTKAVVNYSEHQMVYEEIDPAVEQCNVNGELEEEIEHSVPFNGDSEGLEDCLLPHQHPEACETEMVNKSCHECIQHLEGFDLGESSEHSANQSRASECCRLCEHCTEHLQSSQLCKSYDQQNESVEPDKRSQTTTEYFEQDFEPDLSQCKCSDQSKSFDSNRLSQTETEFLEQDFEPDLAESVNLFECYARNSEYSETTYQIDETSECTLVLDEYLSNFDSIDEQIDICELSEASAEQSFTVSDDLNTPMSSQGTEENVNPCESDCQSEASEYTNNIDPAEDISYDVIDHATPSLHCELSCQTSQDEQQETSEDCGCFEQREPYENLEGENEHTFYDHNAACCIEEDESSSQCSSTETKSFATCNDGSIPSAACSDSGESDKGAQDEDSYEQNEWESFEEDDLQESDESTDDKDEDCSSAVVTEDFFDLFDRVDFHGHSFVQRRPYISCFEGGDVHDFYVAQLKLEKTTTCANDSKESEEDDTHATPVQDLKPSDEEQHGEDEALNILHPYVGRPDTGSFADEGSVKCDTQENTDKAIGAFVTRNELQESEGLEKYLSEASEKDHVSCPAMGECLVDVEACEDEGADALCVDDELSCADDSYQPSEEQGSGSDADNGQTDDPVLTKDMDAQPVECYIQEIILDLIRQITQDGVHEEESCDDEDGFSICTEREPYWSCTENGEIYEPGIEEYYMYEINTCKPCIKHEACEPCGRKRNPPTQHQEAAGRVEERDSRNTILHEEENELSHFKIIEVVDLNGEFNDHTESFTPSIKEVKINNENQQKTQYPETNDWSETDVSEKTALGEAEHRAVSVGSRPSEQSEQEGGEETHEFFKMVDENKACEQNEDPEEEESEEESAEGCDCEYCTPPPQQLPAKPLLPQVKSKDAGKICVVIDLDETLVHSSFKPVNNADFIIPVEIDGTVHQVYVLKRPHVDEFLKRMGELFECVLFTASLSKYADPVSDLLDKWGAFRSRLFRESCVFHRGNYVKDLSRLGRDLNKVIILDNSPASYIFHPDNAVPVASWFDDMADTELLDLIPFFERLSKVDNIYDVLKQQRTTS